One Pygocentrus nattereri isolate fPygNat1 chromosome 23, fPygNat1.pri, whole genome shotgun sequence genomic window carries:
- the zgc:113176 gene encoding LOW QUALITY PROTEIN: uncharacterized protein zgc:113176 (The sequence of the model RefSeq protein was modified relative to this genomic sequence to represent the inferred CDS: substituted 1 base at 1 genomic stop codon) — MKDIKSRWSSLGEDERNKYIQEARELKAQEQADQLNSEMRKLKIRKHLKQLKVEMSKLEELGLETAPMIFDCLNPQAAVHELASKKASEFIESTGTGNKMVGHAELYLRLYLSTDRFDHCHKVAKSFVGSFHASSSSSRSMEPVPVLVRKVXDLFNQKYKEAGGTGRLPVCAAHRIMIEVTSLPNDLPLKQPCLYGRQQLAATLQHAKSISSQINQA, encoded by the exons ATGAAAGACATCAAAAGCAGGTGGAGCAGTTTAGGAGAAGATGAGAGGAACAAATATATTCAGGAGGCTCGAGAATTGAAAGCACAAGAGCAAGCAGACCAGCTCAATTCTGAAATGAGGAAGCTCAAAATTAGGAAGCATCTGAAGCAACTTAAAGTTGAG ATGTCGAAGCTAGAAGAACTTGGACTGGAAACAGCACCTATGATATTTGACTGCCTCAATCCACAAGCTGCAGTCCATGAACTGGCCAGCAAGAAAGCCAGTGAATTCATTGAATCAACTGGAACAGGAAACAA AATGGTGGGTCATGCTGAGCTGTACTTGAGACTGTACTTGAGTACTGATAGATTTGATCATTGCCATAAAGTAGCGAAGAGCTTTGTAG gCAGTTTCCATGCAAGTTCTTCAAGCTCCAGATCTATGGAACCTGTTCCAGTCCTAGTTAGAAAGGTCTAGGACCTGTTCAACCAAAAATACA AAGAGGCTGGAGGCACAGGAAGACTACCGGTCTGTGCTGCACACAGGATTATGATAGAGGTCACCAGCCTGCCTAATGACCTACCTCTAAAacagccatgtctttatgggcGGCAGCAGTTGGCAGCAACTTTGCAGCACGCAAAGAGCATTTCTTCTCAAATAA